Proteins encoded together in one Lathyrus oleraceus cultivar Zhongwan6 chromosome 5, CAAS_Psat_ZW6_1.0, whole genome shotgun sequence window:
- the LOC127080655 gene encoding uncharacterized protein LOC127080655 has product MVTLMVIELDLIEQFRGLSLVCEVIADSVKLGMLKLTSGLLDEIRESQKSYVALVDYFSSANEDKDFRVNKNGILKVRGRVCVPGVSKLKKTILEESHWSCLSIHPGATKMYKDLKKMFGLLGMKRDAAQLIYS; this is encoded by the coding sequence ATGGTGACTTTGATGGTTATAGAGTTGGATTTGATCGAGCAATTTAGAGGTTTGAGTTTGGTATGTGAGGTGATTGCAGATAGTGTGAAGTTGGGCATGTTGAAGCTGACTAGTGGTTTACTTGACGAGATTAGAGAGAGTCAGAAGTCGTATGTGGCCTTAGTTGATTATTTTTCATCAGCTAATGAAGACAAAGATTTTAGGGTTAATAAGAATGGGATCCTTAAGGTTCGGGGTAGAGTTTGCGTACCTGGTGTGTCAAAACTTAAGAAGACTATTTTGGAGGAGAGTCATTGGAGTTGTTTGAGCATTCATCCTGGAGCTACCAAAATGTACAAGGATCTTAAGAAAATGTTTGGATTATTGGGAATGAAGAGAGACGCTGCTCAATTAATTTATTCATGA